In Carya illinoinensis cultivar Pawnee chromosome 10, C.illinoinensisPawnee_v1, whole genome shotgun sequence, one DNA window encodes the following:
- the LOC122279806 gene encoding probable WRKY transcription factor 65 isoform X1, with protein MDGQFVNNQFMISTSTEELEENIDTIPENGDASPPSTIFNDMKNTSASSPRKSRRDIHKRVVSVPIKDVEGSRLKGESSTPPYDSWAWRKYGQKPIKGSPYPRGYYRCSSSKGCPARKQVERNRLDPTMLVVTYSCEHNHPWPASRNHHSASSKPEKPGTVKIKPEQEAAPEEKFAGLGDESLMASDEFRWFGDMETTTSTVLESPIFAERSGADADMAMLFTMREEDESLYADLGELPECSVVFRGVGPGVEIC; from the exons ATGGACGGCCAGTTCGTCAACAACCAGTTTATGATCAGTACTTCTACTGAGGAGCTAGAAGAGAATATTGACACCATCCCCGAAAATGGTGATGCGTCCCCTCCTTCCACCATCTTTAACGACATGAAGAACACTTCCGCTTCGTCCCCAAGAAAAAG TAGGCGAGACATACATAAACGAGTGGTGTCGGTGCCGATCAAGGACGTAGAAGGGTCCCGGCTTAAAGGCGAGAGTAGTACTCCGCCCTATGATTCTTGGGCTTGGAGGAAGTATGGTCAGAAACCCATCAAAGGATCTCCCTATCCCAG AGGTTACTACAGGTGCAGCAGCTCAAAGGGCTGCCCGGCGAGAAAACAAGTAGAGAGGAACCGTTTGGACCCGACGATGCTAGTTGTCACCTACTCCTGTGAGCACAACCATCCCTGGCCGGCATCGAGGAACCACCACTCAGCTTCGTCCAAACCCGAGAAGCCCGGAACCGTCAAGATAAAGCCCGAACAGGAAGCTGCGCCGGAGGAGAAGTTCGCGGGTCTAGGGGACGAGTCACTGATGGCGAGCGACGAGTTCAGGTGGTTCGGTGACATGGAGACAACGACGTCGACGGTGCTGGAGAGCCCCATTTTTGCGGAGAGGAGTGGTGCAGACGCGGACATGGCGATGCTATTCACGATGAGGGAGGAGGACGAGTCTCTGTACGCCGACCTGGGGGAGTTGCCGGAGTGCTCCGTCGTGTTCCGGGGCGTGGGACCAGGAGTGGAGATCTGCTGA
- the LOC122279806 gene encoding probable WRKY transcription factor 65 isoform X2, with product MDGQFVNNQFMISTSTEELEENIDTIPENGDASPPSTIFNDMKNTSASSPRKRRDIHKRVVSVPIKDVEGSRLKGESSTPPYDSWAWRKYGQKPIKGSPYPRGYYRCSSSKGCPARKQVERNRLDPTMLVVTYSCEHNHPWPASRNHHSASSKPEKPGTVKIKPEQEAAPEEKFAGLGDESLMASDEFRWFGDMETTTSTVLESPIFAERSGADADMAMLFTMREEDESLYADLGELPECSVVFRGVGPGVEIC from the exons ATGGACGGCCAGTTCGTCAACAACCAGTTTATGATCAGTACTTCTACTGAGGAGCTAGAAGAGAATATTGACACCATCCCCGAAAATGGTGATGCGTCCCCTCCTTCCACCATCTTTAACGACATGAAGAACACTTCCGCTTCGTCCCCAAGAAAAAG GCGAGACATACATAAACGAGTGGTGTCGGTGCCGATCAAGGACGTAGAAGGGTCCCGGCTTAAAGGCGAGAGTAGTACTCCGCCCTATGATTCTTGGGCTTGGAGGAAGTATGGTCAGAAACCCATCAAAGGATCTCCCTATCCCAG AGGTTACTACAGGTGCAGCAGCTCAAAGGGCTGCCCGGCGAGAAAACAAGTAGAGAGGAACCGTTTGGACCCGACGATGCTAGTTGTCACCTACTCCTGTGAGCACAACCATCCCTGGCCGGCATCGAGGAACCACCACTCAGCTTCGTCCAAACCCGAGAAGCCCGGAACCGTCAAGATAAAGCCCGAACAGGAAGCTGCGCCGGAGGAGAAGTTCGCGGGTCTAGGGGACGAGTCACTGATGGCGAGCGACGAGTTCAGGTGGTTCGGTGACATGGAGACAACGACGTCGACGGTGCTGGAGAGCCCCATTTTTGCGGAGAGGAGTGGTGCAGACGCGGACATGGCGATGCTATTCACGATGAGGGAGGAGGACGAGTCTCTGTACGCCGACCTGGGGGAGTTGCCGGAGTGCTCCGTCGTGTTCCGGGGCGTGGGACCAGGAGTGGAGATCTGCTGA